One Halobacterium sp. DL1 DNA window includes the following coding sequences:
- a CDS encoding FAD synthase, with product MRRVVAQGTFDLIHPGHVHYLQDAAGMGDELHVIVARRENVTHKDPPILPNRQRRDVVAALDPVDHARVGHPSDIFAPIEEIEPSVIALGYDQHHDADAIKAELAERGVDCEVKRASPREQKYEEELLSTGTIVDRILEQRG from the coding sequence ATGAGACGAGTCGTCGCGCAGGGAACGTTCGACCTCATCCACCCCGGCCACGTCCACTACTTGCAGGACGCCGCCGGGATGGGCGACGAACTCCACGTCATCGTCGCGCGCCGGGAGAACGTCACCCACAAGGACCCGCCCATCCTCCCGAACCGCCAGCGCCGCGACGTCGTCGCCGCCCTCGACCCAGTCGACCACGCCCGCGTCGGCCACCCCTCGGACATCTTCGCGCCCATCGAGGAGATAGAGCCGTCGGTCATCGCGCTCGGCTACGACCAACACCACGACGCCGACGCCATCAAGGCCGAACTCGCCGAACGCGGGGTGGACTGCGAAGTGAAACGCGCCTCCCCCCGCGAACAGAAGTACGAGGAGGAGCTGCTCTCCACGGGCACCATCGTCGACCGGATTCTCGAACAACGCGGCTAG
- a CDS encoding membrane protein, translating into MDARALLFGSKIRIAVTVLFGLSLTLGGAFLAGVVGVPSVEGIDNRFGAVNETDTAIETDLVVNNPNPVGVRLGNMNVNYTVTMNDVAMAQGTKRGVGIGTGNSTLNLTTYLQNERIPDWWVSHIRNGEHTDLDVTATVTSGTLGRSATFQPASKSIDTDLVGGFNSSEDRPVNANMALVEDPVLVIRQTNASWGTVTEGETPIQIQFGVYNPKASPVAISNVGYDITMNDVQMGSGETQETETIPGKTYRVVETRTVIDNEQLDEWWVSHIENNQTTELRIDFYAEIKPPGTDQTFRAELDDLTHTQTIETDFFGTKGASGNATDDSNDSDGETTTTTTSDDQTTTTTTTTTSEETTTTTAEENTTTTEDDGILALDPVVGSLRAVPAPTTQ; encoded by the coding sequence ATGGACGCGCGAGCGTTGCTGTTCGGCAGCAAGATACGGATAGCCGTGACCGTGTTGTTCGGCCTCAGCCTGACCCTCGGTGGGGCGTTCCTCGCGGGTGTCGTCGGGGTGCCGAGCGTCGAGGGCATCGACAACCGCTTCGGGGCGGTCAACGAGACGGACACCGCCATCGAGACCGACCTCGTGGTGAACAACCCGAACCCCGTCGGCGTACGGCTCGGGAACATGAACGTGAACTACACGGTGACGATGAACGACGTCGCGATGGCCCAGGGGACCAAGCGGGGCGTCGGCATCGGCACCGGCAACTCGACGCTGAACCTGACGACGTACCTCCAGAACGAGCGCATCCCGGACTGGTGGGTGAGCCACATCCGGAACGGCGAGCACACGGACCTCGACGTCACTGCGACGGTGACGTCGGGGACCCTCGGTCGGTCCGCGACGTTCCAGCCGGCCAGCAAGTCCATCGACACGGACCTCGTCGGCGGGTTCAACTCAAGCGAGGACCGGCCGGTGAACGCGAACATGGCGCTGGTCGAGGACCCGGTGCTGGTCATCCGCCAGACGAACGCCTCCTGGGGGACCGTTACCGAGGGCGAGACGCCCATCCAGATCCAGTTCGGCGTCTACAACCCGAAGGCGTCGCCCGTCGCCATCTCGAACGTCGGCTACGACATCACGATGAACGACGTGCAGATGGGGTCCGGCGAGACACAGGAGACCGAAACCATCCCCGGGAAGACCTACCGCGTCGTGGAGACGCGGACGGTCATCGACAACGAGCAACTCGACGAGTGGTGGGTGAGCCACATCGAGAACAACCAGACGACGGAGCTCCGCATCGACTTCTACGCGGAGATCAAGCCGCCGGGCACCGACCAGACGTTCCGCGCGGAACTCGACGACCTCACCCACACCCAGACCATCGAGACGGACTTCTTCGGGACGAAAGGAGCGTCGGGTAACGCGACCGACGACTCGAACGACTCGGACGGCGAGACGACCACAACCACGACCAGCGACGACCAAACGACGACTACGACAACAACAACGACGAGTGAGGAGACGACGACTACGACCGCCGAGGAGAACACCACCACGACTGAGGACGACGGCATCCTGGCTCTGGACCCGGTCGTCGGCTCGCTGCGCGCCGTGCCAGCGCCCACCACGCAGTAG
- a CDS encoding RecJ domain-containing protein has product MNDVTPDDGADRPVVVRLHSSCTTQEVSTGEYYHATVNGVVDYGIFVDISEHVSGLVHESTFDGGESFEVGDEIVVHLAEVRDNGDLSFELADLDEYDTVEREHSYERSAAATVGERVGDTVHIEGEVVQIKQTGGPTIFRVRDDTSAVPCTAFEEAGVRAHPDVEVGDIVHVTGAAEEREGTYQIEVDELDVLADEEATDVARRLDAALADQAEPIDVDPLVDWPALEQMIPGLRDVARTLRRAVLEGRPIRMRHHADGDGMCASVPVQYALTKFIDDAHQDDDAPRHLLKRLPSKAPYYEMEDATRDLNFALEDRARHGQKLPLLLMLDNGSTAEDTPAYKTLDHYDIPIVVVDHHHPDPEAVDPLVDEHVNPYLHGEDYRITTGMLCVELARMLYPGLTDELEHVPAVAGLSDRSKAQAMTDYLDLAREAGYDESFLQQISEALDYEAYMLRYDPGTDLINDVLNVNGDEERHRELVPFLAERADEDVEEQLDAAMPHVEHERVANGANLYRIDVENYAHRFTYPAPGKTTGEIHDRKVEETGEPVITIGYGPDFAVLRSDGVRLDIPVMVEELNDELPGAGVSGGGHLVVGSIRFVPGMREEVLDALIEKMAEAELDEELRSAPTR; this is encoded by the coding sequence ATGAACGACGTTACTCCGGACGACGGGGCCGACCGCCCGGTCGTCGTCCGTCTCCACTCTTCTTGTACCACGCAGGAGGTCTCAACTGGTGAATACTACCACGCGACCGTCAACGGCGTCGTCGACTACGGCATCTTCGTGGACATCTCCGAACACGTCTCTGGCCTCGTCCACGAGTCCACGTTCGATGGCGGCGAGTCCTTCGAGGTCGGCGACGAGATCGTCGTCCACCTCGCCGAGGTGCGCGACAACGGCGACCTGAGCTTCGAACTCGCCGACCTCGACGAGTACGACACCGTCGAACGCGAGCACAGCTACGAGCGCAGCGCCGCAGCCACCGTCGGCGAACGCGTCGGCGACACCGTCCACATCGAGGGCGAGGTCGTCCAGATCAAGCAGACCGGCGGCCCGACCATCTTCCGGGTGCGCGACGACACGAGCGCGGTCCCCTGCACGGCCTTCGAGGAGGCCGGCGTCCGCGCCCACCCCGACGTCGAGGTCGGTGACATCGTCCACGTGACGGGTGCCGCCGAGGAGCGCGAGGGAACCTACCAGATAGAGGTCGACGAACTAGACGTGCTCGCAGACGAGGAGGCCACGGACGTCGCGCGCCGCCTCGACGCTGCACTCGCCGACCAGGCCGAACCCATCGACGTCGACCCGCTGGTCGACTGGCCGGCGCTCGAACAGATGATTCCGGGCCTCCGCGATGTCGCACGCACGCTCCGCCGCGCCGTCCTGGAGGGTCGCCCGATCCGGATGCGCCACCACGCCGACGGCGACGGGATGTGCGCCAGCGTCCCGGTCCAGTACGCGCTCACGAAGTTCATCGATGACGCTCACCAGGACGACGACGCGCCCCGCCACCTCCTCAAGCGCCTCCCGTCGAAGGCGCCGTACTACGAGATGGAGGACGCGACCCGCGACCTCAACTTCGCGCTCGAGGACCGCGCGCGCCACGGCCAGAAGCTCCCGCTGCTCCTGATGCTGGACAACGGCAGCACGGCCGAGGACACGCCCGCGTACAAGACCCTCGACCACTACGACATTCCCATCGTCGTCGTCGACCACCACCACCCCGACCCCGAGGCCGTCGACCCGCTCGTCGACGAGCACGTCAACCCCTACCTCCACGGCGAGGACTACCGCATCACGACGGGGATGCTCTGCGTCGAACTCGCCCGAATGCTCTACCCGGGTCTCACCGACGAACTCGAACACGTCCCCGCGGTCGCCGGGCTCTCCGACCGCTCGAAGGCCCAGGCGATGACGGACTACCTCGACCTCGCCCGGGAGGCGGGTTACGACGAGTCGTTCCTCCAGCAGATCAGCGAGGCGCTCGACTACGAGGCGTACATGCTCCGCTACGACCCCGGCACGGACCTCATCAACGACGTGCTGAACGTGAATGGCGACGAGGAACGCCACCGCGAACTGGTGCCGTTTCTCGCCGAGCGTGCCGACGAAGACGTCGAGGAGCAACTCGACGCGGCGATGCCCCACGTCGAACACGAGCGCGTCGCCAACGGCGCGAACCTCTACCGCATCGACGTCGAGAACTACGCCCACCGGTTCACCTACCCCGCGCCGGGGAAGACGACGGGCGAAATCCACGACCGGAAGGTCGAGGAGACCGGCGAACCCGTCATCACCATCGGCTACGGGCCTGACTTTGCAGTCCTGCGCTCGGACGGCGTGCGCCTCGACATCCCGGTGATGGTCGAGGAACTGAACGACGAACTCCCGGGCGCCGGCGTCTCCGGCGGCGGGCACCTCGTCGTCGGCTCCATCAGGTTCGTCCCCGGAATGCGCGAGGAAGTCCTCGACGCCCTCATCGAGAAGATGGCGGAAGCGGAACTCGACGAGGAACTCCGCAGCGCCCCGACGCGGTAA
- a CDS encoding acyl-CoA dehydrogenase, producing MNFDLPDEHRMIRDTVREFCQEEIEPIAWEIEEEHRFPEEVFDELAALDMMGVPVDEEYGGLGGDQLMYALVTEELGRVSGSIGLSYAAHISLASKPIELFGTDEQKERWLRPLAEGEYLGSWALTEPSSGSDASDMDTTAEKDGHEYVLNGTKQFITNASVAGSVLVKAVTEPGAGYDGISTFIVDPRNDDGFEVTTEWDKMGLNASPTCEIQLSDCRLPEDRLLGEEGEGWDQTKKTLDGGRISIAALSTGLAQGAFTAAKEYAVEREQFGQPISKFDAIRNKLVDMHRKTERARLLTHKAATRYDNGQSVTQESALAKLDASEAAREVAEDAVQTLGGYGYTTDFAPQRFFRDAKLMEIGEGTSEIQHLVLGRELGL from the coding sequence ATGAACTTCGACCTTCCCGACGAACACCGGATGATCCGGGACACCGTCCGGGAGTTCTGCCAGGAGGAGATCGAGCCGATCGCGTGGGAGATCGAGGAGGAACACCGCTTCCCCGAGGAGGTGTTCGACGAACTCGCCGCCCTCGACATGATGGGCGTCCCCGTCGACGAGGAGTACGGCGGCCTCGGCGGCGACCAGCTGATGTACGCGCTGGTCACCGAGGAACTCGGTCGCGTCTCAGGTTCTATCGGCCTCTCGTACGCAGCACACATCTCGCTGGCCTCCAAGCCCATCGAGCTGTTCGGCACCGACGAGCAGAAAGAGCGGTGGCTCCGCCCGCTCGCGGAGGGCGAGTATCTGGGCTCGTGGGCGCTCACCGAACCCAGTAGCGGGAGCGACGCCAGCGACATGGACACCACCGCGGAGAAGGACGGCCACGAGTACGTCCTCAACGGCACCAAGCAGTTCATCACCAACGCGTCCGTCGCGGGCAGCGTGCTCGTGAAGGCCGTCACGGAACCCGGCGCGGGCTACGACGGCATCTCGACGTTCATCGTCGACCCCCGCAACGACGACGGCTTCGAGGTCACGACCGAGTGGGACAAGATGGGACTGAACGCCTCCCCGACCTGCGAGATTCAGCTTTCTGACTGCCGCCTCCCCGAGGACCGCCTGCTCGGCGAGGAGGGCGAGGGCTGGGACCAGACGAAGAAGACCCTCGACGGCGGCCGCATCTCCATCGCCGCGCTCTCCACGGGCCTCGCCCAGGGCGCGTTCACTGCCGCGAAGGAGTACGCCGTCGAACGCGAGCAGTTCGGCCAGCCCATCTCGAAGTTCGACGCCATCCGGAACAAGCTCGTCGACATGCACCGGAAGACCGAGCGCGCCCGCCTCCTCACCCACAAGGCCGCAACCCGCTACGACAACGGCCAGTCGGTCACCCAGGAGTCCGCGCTCGCGAAACTCGACGCCAGCGAGGCTGCCCGGGAGGTCGCCGAGGACGCCGTTCAGACCCTCGGCGGCTACGGCTACACCACGGACTTCGCGCCCCAGCGGTTCTTCCGCGACGCGAAACTGATGGAGATCGGCGAAGGCACCAGCGAGATTCAGCACCTCGTTCTCGGTCGCGAACTGGGTCTGTAG
- a CDS encoding proteasome Rpn11 subunit JAMM motif protein has protein sequence MLFGGRPSVLGIAEDTVEFAMEAAEDSHPNEYLGLLRATPARDLDVADEGYVVTDVMMVPGTKTNPVSATFNSSQVPNDMRTVGSVHSHPNGVLAPSDADRAMFGKGEVHVILGAPYDRNCWRAFDHEGEPRSLDVLDVDLPEPESFFDFTQEDIDEELE, from the coding sequence ATGTTGTTCGGTGGGCGACCGTCCGTGCTCGGCATCGCCGAGGACACCGTGGAGTTCGCGATGGAGGCCGCCGAGGACTCCCACCCCAACGAGTATCTCGGGCTGCTGCGCGCGACGCCAGCCCGCGACCTCGACGTCGCGGACGAGGGATACGTCGTCACCGACGTGATGATGGTTCCCGGGACGAAGACGAACCCCGTGAGTGCGACGTTCAACTCGAGTCAAGTTCCCAACGACATGCGCACCGTCGGGAGCGTGCACTCCCACCCCAACGGCGTGCTCGCGCCCTCCGACGCCGACCGCGCGATGTTCGGCAAGGGCGAGGTCCACGTCATCCTCGGCGCGCCCTACGACCGCAACTGCTGGCGCGCGTTCGACCACGAGGGCGAACCCCGCAGCCTCGACGTCCTCGACGTCGACCTCCCCGAACCCGAATCGTTTTTCGACTTCACCCAGGAAGACATCGACGAGGAACTCGAATGA
- a CDS encoding aminoglycoside phosphotransferase — protein sequence MSIRRFVRGTVPWDSLEAVAREMADRYDEETVRVSFLDADNWLSTPCVMNDRWFVKVVSGQNALVHALFTGARNLGAFSSGREGFFEPFDGPVEMAEHELLATQKVRDLGLNAPRPLEAFEVDGLGVLVMEYIPEFTPLDQLPPEDVERYAADLFAALALMHNNDVAHGDLRGENVLVSDGELYFIDATNVAEDGITNARAYDLASALASLEPILGARTVVTVALENYNVEDAEDVDSAADALLRAQDFLSFVQIRPDHAFDSEALTGEIEKAASAEEDATR from the coding sequence GTGAGCATTCGCCGGTTCGTCCGAGGTACCGTCCCGTGGGACTCCCTGGAGGCCGTCGCCAGGGAGATGGCCGACCGCTACGACGAGGAGACGGTCCGGGTGTCGTTCCTCGACGCTGACAACTGGCTCTCCACGCCGTGCGTGATGAACGACCGGTGGTTCGTGAAAGTCGTCTCCGGGCAGAACGCGCTCGTCCACGCGCTGTTCACGGGCGCGCGGAACCTTGGCGCGTTCTCCAGCGGCCGGGAGGGGTTCTTCGAACCGTTCGACGGCCCCGTGGAGATGGCCGAACACGAACTCCTGGCGACCCAGAAGGTCCGCGACCTCGGGTTGAACGCCCCCAGACCACTCGAGGCGTTCGAGGTCGACGGCCTTGGCGTCCTTGTCATGGAGTACATCCCCGAGTTCACGCCGCTCGATCAGTTACCGCCAGAGGACGTCGAGCGGTACGCTGCCGACCTCTTCGCTGCACTCGCGCTGATGCACAACAACGACGTCGCCCACGGCGACCTGCGCGGCGAGAACGTCCTCGTCTCCGACGGCGAACTCTACTTCATCGACGCGACGAACGTCGCCGAGGACGGCATCACGAATGCCCGGGCGTACGACCTCGCCTCCGCGCTCGCGTCGCTGGAACCGATACTCGGCGCCCGAACGGTCGTTACCGTGGCGCTCGAGAACTACAACGTCGAGGATGCCGAGGACGTCGACAGTGCCGCCGACGCGCTGCTGCGGGCCCAGGACTTCCTCTCCTTCGTCCAGATCCGCCCCGACCACGCCTTCGACTCGGAGGCGCTGACCGGCGAGATCGAGAAGGCAGCATCCGCAGAGGAAGACGCGACTCGCTGA
- a CDS encoding phospholipase, protein MLVRLAVAVLLASATITAVAPNPATSGDAGEFVAVRIPEETNTTDWALDDGETTAPLPNRTLSGTVALSTDPATARNRTDLPVVGLNGSLSLSNGGERVALRAGNQTVDAVTYPAAPEAERWSAGEWTPLGATDFPPFASQNVAVTGFVLPDAPGPPLSVVESADERLFLAGYTLTSERVTAALVDAAQRGVQVRVLVEGGPVGGMPAAQAPRLDTLAGAGVDVRVLDGERARYSFHHPKYAVADDRAVVLSENWKPAGTGGHGSRGWGVALRDSRLSNHLASVFRADAGWADAKPWHEVRPNVTLVEGDPATASYPTRFDEIRTRADSVRVLVAPDNARRGVRDLIGSAEESLLVEQVSVDPDSEFLDWTIAAARRGVRVRVLLSGAWYNREENRNVTRKLERLADSENLDLSARLVEPRSRFEKIHAKGAIVDGERVLVGSLNWNQHAVTENREVNVVVRDERVARRYERAFRADWRGGAWRLPVGVGAVVAAATLVAGCFARRISFEGTSG, encoded by the coding sequence GTGCTCGTCCGCCTCGCAGTCGCCGTCCTGCTCGCCTCGGCCACCATCACGGCCGTCGCTCCCAACCCCGCCACGAGCGGCGACGCCGGCGAGTTCGTCGCAGTGCGCATTCCCGAGGAGACGAACACTACCGACTGGGCCCTCGACGACGGCGAGACGACGGCTCCACTGCCGAATCGAACGCTCTCAGGAACTGTCGCACTCTCCACCGACCCCGCAACTGCGAGGAACCGCACCGACCTCCCAGTCGTCGGGCTGAACGGGTCGCTCTCGCTGTCGAACGGCGGCGAGCGCGTCGCACTCAGAGCGGGGAATCAGACTGTCGATGCGGTGACCTATCCCGCCGCACCCGAGGCCGAACGGTGGTCAGCGGGCGAGTGGACGCCGCTGGGGGCGACCGACTTCCCACCGTTCGCGAGCCAGAACGTCGCGGTCACTGGGTTCGTGCTGCCGGACGCGCCCGGACCACCGCTGTCTGTCGTCGAGAGTGCGGACGAACGGCTCTTCCTGGCCGGCTACACGCTCACGTCCGAACGCGTGACCGCCGCACTCGTCGACGCAGCCCAGCGGGGCGTCCAAGTCCGCGTGCTCGTCGAGGGCGGGCCGGTCGGCGGGATGCCCGCAGCGCAGGCACCGCGCCTCGACACACTCGCCGGAGCAGGCGTCGACGTCCGCGTCCTCGACGGCGAACGCGCACGCTACAGCTTCCACCACCCGAAGTACGCGGTCGCCGACGACCGCGCGGTCGTCCTCTCGGAGAACTGGAAGCCCGCCGGGACCGGGGGCCACGGCAGTCGCGGGTGGGGTGTGGCGCTCCGGGACAGCCGCCTGTCGAATCACCTCGCCAGCGTGTTCCGCGCTGACGCCGGCTGGGCGGACGCGAAGCCCTGGCACGAGGTACGTCCGAACGTCACGCTCGTCGAGGGCGACCCGGCGACGGCGTCCTACCCGACCCGCTTCGACGAGATACGGACGCGGGCCGACAGTGTCCGCGTCCTCGTCGCTCCGGACAACGCCCGCCGGGGCGTTCGAGACCTGATTGGTTCGGCCGAAGAGTCGCTGCTCGTCGAGCAGGTGAGCGTCGACCCCGATAGCGAGTTCCTCGACTGGACGATTGCCGCCGCACGAAGAGGCGTCCGTGTCCGAGTGCTGCTCTCCGGCGCCTGGTACAACCGCGAGGAGAACCGCAACGTCACCCGGAAGCTCGAACGGCTCGCCGACAGCGAGAACCTCGATCTCAGCGCCCGGCTCGTCGAACCACGCTCGCGCTTCGAGAAGATCCACGCCAAGGGAGCCATCGTCGACGGCGAACGCGTGCTCGTGGGGAGCCTGAACTGGAACCAGCACGCCGTCACGGAGAACCGCGAGGTGAACGTCGTCGTCCGCGACGAGCGCGTCGCCCGACGATACGAGCGGGCGTTCCGTGCCGACTGGCGCGGCGGCGCCTGGCGACTCCCGGTTGGGGTCGGGGCTGTCGTCGCTGCGGCGACGCTGGTCGCCGGTTGCTTCGCCCGGAGAATCAGCTTCGAGGGAACGAGCGGGTAG
- a CDS encoding glucokinase, which yields MPYYFGIDVGATNVRCLVTTEHLESVAEVSRPTAQGPTVDAFTAGIDAAIEATLAESGVAPGEIAGVGIAAFGPLDADSGIIAETPNLDADLADVPLRETVAAHFADETPVVLLNDAVAGAVAEHRDGDDANVVYLTLSSGIGAGVVVDDTVLHGRDGNAAEVGHFVLDPDSDRRCGCGKTGHWEGFASGENIPAYALELREEEVIETALPTTREALTASAIFDAAGDDPLATAVVDRVGRWNALGVANLVHAFAPDRVAVGGGVALNNPEAVLDPIRECVGDYLMVDAPEIHLTEFGDDVVVTGAVLAAIREASQAD from the coding sequence ATGCCCTATTACTTCGGAATCGACGTCGGCGCGACGAACGTCCGGTGTCTCGTCACCACGGAGCACCTGGAGAGCGTCGCGGAAGTCTCCCGACCGACGGCGCAGGGACCGACTGTCGACGCGTTCACCGCCGGTATCGACGCGGCCATCGAGGCGACGCTCGCGGAGAGCGGCGTCGCTCCCGGAGAGATTGCTGGCGTCGGCATCGCGGCCTTCGGCCCACTCGACGCCGACAGCGGTATCATCGCGGAGACGCCGAACCTCGACGCCGACCTGGCGGACGTCCCGCTTCGCGAGACGGTCGCCGCTCACTTCGCAGACGAGACGCCAGTGGTCCTGCTGAACGACGCCGTCGCCGGCGCCGTCGCCGAACACCGGGACGGTGACGACGCGAACGTGGTCTACCTCACGCTGTCGAGCGGTATCGGTGCCGGCGTGGTCGTCGACGATACCGTGCTCCACGGCCGGGACGGCAACGCGGCGGAGGTCGGACACTTCGTGCTCGACCCCGACAGCGACCGGCGGTGTGGCTGTGGCAAGACGGGGCACTGGGAGGGGTTCGCGAGCGGCGAGAATATCCCGGCGTACGCGCTCGAACTCCGGGAGGAGGAGGTCATCGAGACGGCGCTACCGACGACGCGCGAGGCGCTCACTGCCTCAGCCATCTTCGACGCAGCAGGGGACGACCCGCTGGCGACGGCCGTCGTCGACCGGGTCGGCCGCTGGAACGCGCTGGGCGTCGCGAACCTCGTTCACGCGTTCGCGCCTGACCGGGTCGCGGTCGGTGGCGGCGTCGCGCTCAACAACCCCGAGGCGGTGCTCGACCCGATTCGGGAGTGCGTCGGCGACTACCTGATGGTCGACGCCCCCGAAATCCACCTGACCGAGTTCGGCGACGACGTCGTCGTCACCGGCGCTGTTCTGGCGGCCATCCGCGAAGCGTCGCAGGCCGACTGA
- a CDS encoding apolipoprotein N- acyltransferase gives MRLALAQIGVESAAVDANVERAVDAVYEAAGEGADIVCLPELFNVGFFAFDSYGRESEALDGETLTTLRDAAVEADIAVLAGTIVEDLAASPGGPDDEGLANTSVLFDADGERRLVYRKHHLFGYGSAEAELLTPGQELQTAELLGFTVGVTTCYDLRFPELYRELVDQGVDLVLVPSAWPYPRVEHWQVLPKARAVENLAYVAAVNGSGEFEDAGLVGRSTVYDPWGTTLASTDDDPDIVYAEVDPERPASVREEFPALRDRRC, from the coding sequence ATGCGACTCGCTCTCGCCCAGATCGGTGTCGAATCTGCGGCCGTCGACGCGAACGTCGAGCGCGCGGTCGACGCCGTCTACGAGGCGGCCGGCGAGGGCGCCGACATCGTCTGTCTGCCGGAGCTGTTCAACGTCGGCTTCTTCGCGTTCGACAGCTACGGGCGCGAGTCCGAGGCGCTCGACGGCGAGACGCTGACGACCCTCCGTGACGCCGCCGTCGAGGCCGACATCGCCGTCCTCGCGGGCACCATCGTGGAGGACCTCGCAGCCTCGCCGGGCGGGCCCGACGACGAGGGACTGGCGAACACCAGCGTGCTGTTCGACGCCGACGGGGAGCGCCGCCTCGTCTACCGGAAACACCACCTGTTCGGCTACGGGTCCGCCGAGGCGGAACTGCTCACGCCAGGCCAGGAGCTCCAGACGGCGGAGCTCCTCGGGTTCACCGTCGGCGTGACGACCTGCTACGACCTCCGGTTCCCGGAGCTCTACCGCGAACTCGTCGACCAGGGCGTCGACCTCGTGCTGGTGCCGTCGGCGTGGCCCTACCCCCGCGTCGAGCACTGGCAGGTGCTCCCGAAGGCGCGCGCCGTCGAAAACCTGGCGTACGTCGCGGCGGTCAACGGGAGCGGCGAGTTCGAAGACGCCGGCCTGGTCGGCCGCTCGACGGTGTACGACCCCTGGGGGACGACGCTCGCGAGCACGGACGACGACCCCGACATCGTCTACGCGGAGGTCGACCCCGAGCGCCCCGCGTCCGTCCGCGAGGAGTTTCCGGCGCTCCGGGACCGCCGCTGCTGA
- a CDS encoding polyketide cyclase → MTVRVERTFDLSATPEDVWAFISDPEKRASVISVVDSYEREGDTTTWHVRLPIPVVRSTIPVETRDVETRAPSYVRFVGKSRIFNVTGEHEIEDREGGSRLVTRFVVDGKVPGVEPFFKRNLDDELDELRDALEAEA, encoded by the coding sequence ATGACAGTTCGGGTCGAACGGACGTTCGATTTGTCGGCGACTCCCGAGGACGTGTGGGCGTTCATCTCGGACCCGGAGAAACGCGCTAGCGTCATCAGCGTCGTCGACAGCTACGAACGGGAGGGAGATACGACGACGTGGCACGTCAGGCTCCCGATTCCCGTCGTCCGGAGCACGATTCCCGTCGAGACCCGCGACGTCGAGACCAGGGCCCCGAGCTACGTCCGTTTCGTCGGCAAGTCACGCATCTTCAACGTGACCGGCGAACACGAGATCGAGGACCGTGAGGGCGGTTCGCGGCTCGTCACCCGGTTCGTCGTGGACGGGAAGGTACCGGGGGTCGAACCGTTCTTCAAGCGCAACCTCGACGACGAACTCGATGAGCTCCGGGACGCCCTGGAGGCGGAGGCCTGA